A genomic window from Montipora capricornis isolate CH-2021 chromosome 8, ASM3666992v2, whole genome shotgun sequence includes:
- the LOC138013990 gene encoding perlucin-like protein, with translation MASAITPVTPSRLGKKHGITVQKMNADLVKITSQQENDFVLALARRDAPGVEQVWIGLLWHTRGANFWWSDLSVPVYKNWAPNEPNGNANEPCGMMFTGKKTDQRPQTASGYWNDLKCSRDQAYQNWECGFVCKKLA, from the coding sequence ATGGCTTCTGCTATAACGCCCGTGACACCGTCAAGACTTGGCAAGAAGCACGGGATTACTGTTCAGAAAATGAATGCAGACCTTGTGAAAATCACCAGTCAGCAGGAAAATGATTTCGTCCTAGCACTAGCCAGGAGGGATGCCCCAGGTGTGGAACAGGTCTGGATCGGACTCTTGTGGCATACAAGAGGCGCAAACTTCTGGTGGAGTGATCTCTCTGTACCAGTCTACAAGAACTGGGCTCCAAATGAACCGAACGGGAACGCCAATGAGCCATGCGGCATGATGTTTACTGGGAAAAAGACAGATCAGCGTCCCCAAACGGCGTCTGGCTACTGGAATGATCTGAAGTGTTCAAGGGATCAGGCGTACCAAAACTGGGAATGCGGCTTTGTCTGCAAGAAACTGGCCTAG